The Persephonella sp. KM09-Lau-8 nucleotide sequence CAAGATACGACCTGAGAAAAATGGGGGCACTACTTGGTGTTAATCTCCCAATCAGAGAAAGAAAAGAGATGCTTAAAGACCTGTTTATCTATGCAAAGCAGATGGATAAACTAAAGGATTTCCTTGATATTATCATTAATTTTATAGATTACAGAATTTCCCAGTATAATGAAATCACAGACCAGTTTCCCAAAACCCAAAAACTCACTTCCCAGTGGGTCAAAAAAGCTAATGCTCTAAAACAATTTCTTGAAAACATGAAAAAAGAAGTTGATATTTATAAAGATGTTAAACCAAATCCTCCGTTTTGACAGGATATAACTCAAAATAGATATCCGGTGGAAGCCTTTTTATTCCTTCCACCCTTAATTTTAAGGCATCCTGTATATCTTCTACTCCTAATTTTCCAACTGCAGATATACCGTCTTCTCCTATAAGTTTAGGGGCAACAAACAGAGAAATTTTGTCATAAACTCCTGAAGTTATAAACTCGGTTATTATTGATTTCCCCCCTTCAACAAGCAGATGCATAACCTCAAGTTCATAAAGCTTTTTCAAAATATCATTAATATCAAATCTACCTTCTTTTAGAGGAAGTTTAATTATTTGTATATTTTCTCTATTTTCAAAAGGTTTTAATTGTTTCTCAGGAATATCCTCTGCCACGAAAACAATAGTTTTTGCATTTCTGTCAAATATGTTGTAATCAGGAGAGGTTTGTAGATACTTATCTACAAGCACCCTTAAAGGCTGTTTTTTTGATGGATAGTTTCGCACAGTTAATTGAGGATTATCTGATAGGGCTGTTCCAGCACCAACTAAAACTGCTGTAGCTTCTTTCCTTAACCTGTGGGCAAACTTTCGGGCTTTTTCCCCTGTAATCCATTTAGATGAACCTGTTTTCGTAGCTATTTTTCCATCTAAAGTCTGGGCTATTTTTAGATGAACAAAAGGTCTTTTTTCCCTTATATAAACAAAAAAATCTTCATTAAGCTTTCTGGCTTCCTTTTCCAGAATACCAGTTTCCACCTGAATACCCTGTTTTCTTAAAATCTCTATCCCTTTACCTGCCACCTGAGGATTAGGGTCTAAAGTAGCAACTACGACTCTTTTTATACGATTATCAATTATTGCCTCTGTGCAGGGTGGAGTTCTTCCATAATGGCAGCATGGCTCAAGGGTTACATACATTGTAGAACCGGTTATATCAAAGCCTTTTGAGAGGGCATCCTTTATAGCCTCCCTTTCTGCATGGGGCATTCCAGCCTTTTTATGATAACCTTTCCCTATAATTTTTCTATCTTTAACTATAACGGCTCCTACTGCAGGATTTGGATGGGTATATCCTTTGCCCTTTTTTGCTTCTTGTAGAGCTATTCTCATAAATTTTTCATCTATATTTTTCATCATTTGCACCAGATTTTCATTAGAGCTATCTTAATTTTATCTAAAAAATAAACAGGGAGAAAAAATGTATAACATCAACAAAGACCTTGCAAATATTTTCAAAAAAATGGCCGCAATTTATGAGTTTTTAGATGATAGATTCAGGGCTATGGCATATCAGAGGGCAGCCCACATAATAGAAGACCTTCCAGACGATGTCAGAAACTACATAGCCACAGGTAAACTATACACTATCAGGGGAATAGGTCCATCTATCGCCTCAAAAATAGAAGAGTATGTCCAGACAGGAAAAATCCAGAAATATGAAGAGCTAAAAAAGCAGGTTCCAGAAGATTTCATAGAGCTTATAGATTTGCCAGGATTTGGCCCTAAAACATTAAAAAGAATTTATGAAGAATTAGGAATAACCACAAAAGAAGAACTAATCAAAGCCCTTAAAGATGGTAGAATTGAACAGCTTGAAGGATTTGGGCCCAAAAAAGTAGAAAATATGCTAAAAGGCCTTCAGATGTATGAGATATCCAAAAGAAGAATACTTCTGTGGGAAGCCCTCCAGATATCAAAATATCTTATTGAAAAACTAAAATCCAATTTAAAAGAAATACACAAAATAGAGGTTGTAGGTAGCACACGAAGAAGAAAAGAAACCATAGGAGATCTGGATATTCTTGTAACAGCAGATGACAAAGACAGGCTTAAAATAATGGATTTTTTCACATCTCTGGAAGAGGTTTCAGAAATTTTAGTAAAAGGTCCCAAAAAATCCTCTGTAATTATGAAATTTGAAGACAAAGAAAGGCAGGTTGACTTGAGGATATTTAAGGATGAGGAATGGGGAGCAGCCCTTCAGTATTTTACAGGTTCAAAACAGCACAATATCCACCTGAGAGAAATAGCAAAAGAAAAAGGCTTAAAAATCAATGAATACGGGGTTTTCAAAGTAGATACAGAAGAAAAAATAGCCGGAGAAACAGAAGAAAGCGTTTATAAAGCTGTAGGAATGGACTGGATACCTCCAGAGCTACGGGAAGACAGAGGCGAAATAGAAGCTGCCATGGCACATAAACTTCCCAAATTAGTAGAACTTAAGGATATAAAAGGAGATTTACATGTTCATTCCACATGGTCTGATGGGGTTGCATCAATAAAAGATATAGTAGAGTTTGTAAGAAATAACTATAAATATGAGTATATAGTAATAACAGACCACTCAAAATCACAGAGAGTAGCCCATGGTCTTGATGAAGAAAGACTTCTTGAAGAAATAAAAGAAATAGAACTGATTAATAAAATGGCAGGTCTGGATTTTGTAAAAAAAGGAATAGAAGTTGATATTTTACTTGATGGTAGCTTAGACCTGTCAGACGAGGTTTTATCCCAGCTTGACTGGGTTGTTGCATCTGTCCACAGCCATTTTAACAGAGACAATACAGATAGAATTATAAAAGCTATGGAAAATCCTTATGTAAATGTGATTGGACACCCTACAGGTAGACTTATAGGACTTAGAGATCCATATCCAGTTGATATGGATGCTGTTATAAAAGCTGCAAAAGAAACTGGAACAGCACTGGAAATCAATGCCCAACCAAGGAGAATGGATATAGATGATATATGGGTCAGGAAGGCAGTTGAGGAAGGTGTAAAGCTTGTAATCTCAACAGACGCCCACAATTTTGGGAATTTTGCATATATGGAGATAGGTGTTGCTGTTGCCAGAAGAGGGTGGGCAACTAAAAAGGATATCCTGAATACAAAAAGCTGGAAACAGATTCAAAAATTTGTTAATGCAAAAAGGAAAAAATTTGGAGCAAAGCTGGTGAGTAAATAATGGCTATTAAGAGTCTCTCCTTTATAGGAGAGGATTTGGATACAAAGGTTTTTCAGATATACAAAGAAATACTTGGAGATAAAGAATATGAAAAAATACGGGATTTTATATCCTTCTACAAAATAACGATAGAAATTGAGGATGATAAACTAAAAATTCTCCAGTTCTTTCATAAAGACCAGAAATGGCAGGAAATTTATTGCTTCAATCTAAAAACAAAACAGATTTTAAATAAAATAGAAAAATCTAAGCTTTTAAAGGAATTATACTACGAAAATAGTATTATTATTCAAAATGCAGAAGATGAACTAAAAAGAACAGCAAATATAATAATTGCCCTGCTTTCCCTTATTATAGGTGCTGTAGCTGCTTTGATTTTATTAAATATAAACTGGTGATTTTATATTACTTTGATTTAAGACTAAAAATTTGAAATCTGGATTGAAAATTTTACAAAGAATTCTACGAAAATCTAACTTTAATGAAAAGAAAAAAGGGGGCTTAAGCCCCCAGAAGATTATTTAAATGAAGATACATCAAGAAGTAGTAGACCTTTTGAGCCGTCAGCTACAAATCCAATAGATTTATCTCCATCAATCACAGAAGAATAAGATTCACCTGGAGTATCAAGCATTCCCAGAACCACAGGATTAGCTGGGTCTGATATATTTAAGATTACAAGCCCTTTTTCCACGTCAGACACAAAAGCTACCTTTCCATCTGTAGAAATCTTAATAGCATTTGCAAAAATAGGATCTGTAGGATCTTCTTTATAAGAAAGGCTACCAACTTCATTATAAGACGTTGCATCAAATACCTTAATTCCGTTCCGTCCTGCAGCTACATAGATATAGTTTCCATTTATTGCTACACTATCTTGAAGACCTATTCCTGTAGAAATCACCTGCTCTTCTGTTGGATTAGCAGGATCAGAAACATCAACTATAACAACACCTCTCTTGATATCGCCAAGAATGGCTTTTTGTCCATCAGGTGTGAGTTCAACAGTTCTTATGTCATTTCCACTTGAGGCAGAAGTATTTCCATCATCAAGACTTCCCACTTCTGAGTTATCAGAAATATTAAAAATTCTCAATCCTGCTGTTCCTTCTGCAACAAATAGCAATCCTTTATTTTCATCTAAATAAACATCATGTGCAGCATCACAATTTGCATTTTCATTGTTACATGCATCTCCAGAACTTTGGACGGGAATGTTAGCTATATTGTTAGGTGTTCCTTTTGTAGATACATCGTATACATCTATACCTCCTGATAAAGTTGCCACATAAGCTGTATTTCCGTCATTGCTTACAGCAACACTATTAGCATATTTTGTTGGATCCCATCCACAATCATTAAGTGTTTTTGGATTCGCTGGATCACTTACATCTGCAACCCTAAGACCACAATAAGCATCCGCTATCAATGAATAAAGTTTATCTTTTGTTGTTGTAAGGTCAATAGCTGCATAAGTACTTGCATATCCAAGAACAATAGGTGGAATAAGGTCTGTTGCTATAGATTTTACCCCCTTGTCATTATCCGTAACTATTGCATAGGTTCCATTATCTTTTAAAGCAACTCCATTTACAGAACCATCTGTATTTACAAAACCATCAACTTCTGGTTTTGATGGGTCAGATATATCTGCAGAGATTAATCCATTATCTCCATCAGGTATAAATAATTTTTCCTTTTCTGGAGAAACCACAATATCTGATGGAACACTTCCCTTTGGAAGGTCTTCAACATTTAACAGAACAGGATCTTCTGGGTTACATAATGCGTAGGTTAAAAGGTAAGCTTTTGCTTGAGCTGGGTCAGGGTTGTCTTCCTGAACCGTTACATAGGCATATTTTCCATCTGGAGAAACCGCTACAGCCTGTGCTTTACCGTATTCTGAGGTATCATCTGTGTTTAAGTTTTCAAGCTTGTTTCCATCTCCGTTTTCATCATTAGGGTCAATTTTGAATGTTACAAGACCATTTTCTCCGTCAGCAACGTAAGCATATTTACCATCTTCAGATGCAGCGACATCATTTGCATCTGAAGTTGCACCTGTTGGTTTTGTTTCTATAGTTATTAATTCATTTCCTGTATTGTTCGGGTCAGCTTTGAGGAGTGCAACTCCTTCATCTCCATCAGCAACCACAACATAATCATTTGTTCCATTATTAACAACATCAAGTGCTTTAGCTGAACCTTTTGTATTATCTCCATCTGGGTCAACAGTTGCTACATTTGTAGGGTCTATTTTGTCTCCATCATTATTATCATCAAGATCAAGCATTGCTACACCATCATCTCCACCTGCAAGGTAAGCATATTCACCATCTGTTGAAGGTTTTAAATCTTTAGGTGTGGTAACTCCAGTATCAATAGGAGATGGATTTTTCTGTTCCATATTTTCAGGGTCAGAAATATCAAACACACTCATTTTTCCGTCATCATTGACAACATAAGCATATTTACCATCTGGAGATGTTGCAGCATTCTTTGCATTTCCACCTGTATCTTCCTCATCAAGAACAGGGTTTGCTGCAAGGAGAGGTAATTTACCATCTTTTATATCTTCAGCAATATCATCAACATGCCCTTTAAAAGGTGGTTTTACAGCATTTTTGTCATTATTATCTGTTGGATCAAAGGTAAGAGTGTCTAAGTTATCAACTGTTCCATCATTATTGACATCATCAACCAAACCTTTGGCTGTTTTATCTAATTCTTTATCAATGTCTTCTGGATTATAATTTCCCTCATCTGCAGCTCTCGTAAGATCAGGTAAAACTTTTTCAGCAGCTATTTCACTGATAGGAGAAAGTGAAAAATCATTCTGCGCAGCAGCTGTTTTGATATCCTCTCCTTTCGCCAACGCTCTAAGTTTACCCTTATTTTCAGAACATGTATTGTTCACACAATCCTGACCATCTGTTGCTTCATAAAGATAAAGTTTATTTGGATCAAGTTCATCTGCATGGGTATTAAACTTTCCATTAGCATCAGAAGTCTCTGTCCATTTTAAAACAGGATTTCCATTATCATCGATTTCATAAATCTTTACAGTTGAATCTTTTACAGAACCTGTTAATTTAACACTTCCTTGATATTGAGCAGTAGCACCACCACTATTGTTATCACCAGGTGACTTAGTAGATCCTCCACCTCCATCACTACAACTGAACATTACAGCCCCTGCCATTGTTAGGGCAAGGAACTTTCCTGTAAATAATGCTTGTTTTAACTTCATGTTATACCCCCCTTCTTAAGGTTAATAATTCTTATTACTTATTATTAATAATCTTATAACTTATTTATCTGGCAGTATTATACATCTAAAATTTTTAAATTTCTATTATTCCCCCCAGATGTAGTAAAATATTTATTTCCTGAAATATTTTCGTATTATTTCCTGAAAAGTTTATAGCTTAATTACTTATAAATGGAGGTCAAGTTGATAAGAGTAAGATTTGCACCAAGTCCAACAGGATACTTGCATTTGGGAAATGCAAGAACAGCCCTGTTTAATTACATATATGCCAGACATACAGGGGGAAAACTTGTTCTAAGAATTGAGGATACCGACAAAGAAAGGTCAAAAAAAGAATATGAAGAGATGCTAATAGATGACCTTAAATGGCTTGGAATTGAATGGGATGAGGGTCCAGATGTAGGTGGAGAGTACGGACCTTACAGACAATCTGAAAGAACAAAAATTTATAACGAGTATGTTGAAAAGTTAAAAGAAAGCGGACATATATATAAATGCTTCTGCACTCCTGAAGAACTTGAGGAAGAAAGAAAAAAAGCACTTGCAGAAGGAAGGCCTCCAAGATACTCAGGAAAATGTAGAAATCTTACACCTGAGGAAATAAAAAAATATGAAGAGGAAGGCAAACCTTACGTATGGAGATTTAGGGTGCCTGATGGAGAATATATTGTTTTTGAAGATTTAATAAAAGGAACAGTTGAAATAAATGTTGATGAGTTTGGGGATTTTGTGATAGTCAGGTCTGATGGCTCACCTGTTTATAACTTTGTTGTGGTTGTTGATGATGCTCTAATGAAAATTACCCATGTTATAAGGGGAGAAGACCATTTATCAAATACTCCAAAGCAGATTCTTATTTATAGGGCTCTGGGATTTAAAGAGCCTAAATTTGCCCATCTGCCGATTATTTTAGGAGAAGATAGAAGTAAGTTATCCAAAAGACATGGTGCTGTTTCAGTCAGAGCATTTAGAGATGACGGATATGTTTCAGAAGCAATGTTCAATGGGCTTGCCCTTCTTGGCTGGCACCCAAAAGGAGATAACGAGGTTTTATCAAAAGAAGAAATAATTGCTGAATTTGATATTGAGGATGTTCATAATGCCCCTGCAGTTTTTGATAGGGCAAAACTAAAATGGCTTAATGGTGTTTATATCAGGGAAAAATTAGACCTTGAAGACCTTACCAGAAGGGCTATTCCATTTTTTGAGGGATTTGGATATAAGGCAGATTTTGAGTATTACAAGAAGGTAATGGAAGCTATCAGAGATAGCCTTGAAACATTAATGGATATAGAAGAAAGGGCAAAACCATTCTTTGTTGATGATTTCCATTACTCAGAAGAAGGTAAAAAATTTCTTGAGGATGAAAGTGGATACAAAGTTGTTCAGTTATTCTATGAAAAAATAAAGGACAGAAATCAGATTACAAAAGAAGATTTCAAAAAGATTACAAAAGAGATACAAAAAGAACTTGGAGTAAAAGGAAAAGGATTATTCATGCCTATTAGAGTAGCACTTACAGGAGAAACCTCAGGTGTAGATATCGCAACATTGGTAGAAGTTATAGGCATCGAAAGGGTAAAACACAGACTCCAAAGGGCACTGGAGTATTTTGGATGATACGCTGGATTACAGATTATCTTGGGGGCAGTAGAGCCCCTGAACCAGAAGAACTAAAAATCTGGAAAGAAGAAGGGGTCGATACGATTATAAACTTGCTAAAAGGAGATTATGGGGATTTTATTGCCCAAAAACAAAAAGAAATGGGATTTGAGGTTATAAGAATTCCTTTTGATATGTATCAGATTATTCCTGAGGAAGATTTCCTGGCTGTTTATCAGTATATTGATGAGATAAAAGACAATAAAAAAGTGGTTGTCCACTGCAAATACGGTCAGGCAAGAAGTGGAACATTTCTGGCAGGTTATCTTATCCACTCTGGCAAAAGCTATGAAGAAGCTTTAAACACAGTAATGGCAAAAGAATTTCAGCCTTCAACTTTTCATCAGATTAACTTTTTACAAAATCTTGCCAAGAAAAAATGATAGACCCTCAAAAACTAAAGAAGCTTAAGTTTTTAGTAGACGAAAATAGTATAAAACAGGCTGACGAAAATTTTTTAAAAGGTATAAGGCATATTAAAGAAAGGCATTACACAGAAGCAATAAAATGGTTTCAGCTTTCTGAATGTCCAGAAAGTCCATTAATTATTGCCGCTCTTGCATTTAAAGTTGGTGATGAGTTTTTATTTGGAGAATATATAGAAGAACCGTTCGTTAAAAAATGCGGTGGAGACATTTACTTGATTTATAATGATAACAAAATTCCTTTAACTAAAGAAAATCTGTTAAAACTTAGAGAAAGTTTAAAAGGCTAAGATTTTTATCATTTTTTTTAGAATTGGATTTGTGGCTATTACTTCAGACAAAACAGCGTTTAATACATACAAAACTAAATGAATAACAAAAACAGGCAAGATATATTTTTCTTTTTTGAAAAATCTTAAACCTGTGTACAAAAGGTAAAAACTATACAAAAATCCTATATTGCTTAAAACCCGTAATGGCTGGTATATATCAAAAACATCAGACAGCCATATTGGAATATTAACCAGAATATAAAACTTCATAATAGTTGAAAAATCCATTCTCAACAGTTTTGCAGTAAAAAAAGAAAAAACGAACAAAACGGTCATATCTGCTATATAAGTGGCTGGTGCATAAATAATAGCTTTCTGGAAAGAAATATCTTTAAGGCTAATAAAGGATAAAACAGGCCCTATAAGACCGAAAGTTAAGGCATACCTG carries:
- the ribD gene encoding bifunctional diaminohydroxyphosphoribosylaminopyrimidine deaminase/5-amino-6-(5-phosphoribosylamino)uracil reductase RibD codes for the protein MKNIDEKFMRIALQEAKKGKGYTHPNPAVGAVIVKDRKIIGKGYHKKAGMPHAEREAIKDALSKGFDITGSTMYVTLEPCCHYGRTPPCTEAIIDNRIKRVVVATLDPNPQVAGKGIEILRKQGIQVETGILEKEARKLNEDFFVYIREKRPFVHLKIAQTLDGKIATKTGSSKWITGEKARKFAHRLRKEATAVLVGAGTALSDNPQLTVRNYPSKKQPLRVLVDKYLQTSPDYNIFDRNAKTIVFVAEDIPEKQLKPFENRENIQIIKLPLKEGRFDINDILKKLYELEVMHLLVEGGKSIITEFITSGVYDKISLFVAPKLIGEDGISAVGKLGVEDIQDALKLRVEGIKRLPPDIYFELYPVKTEDLV
- the polX gene encoding DNA polymerase/3'-5' exonuclease PolX: MYNINKDLANIFKKMAAIYEFLDDRFRAMAYQRAAHIIEDLPDDVRNYIATGKLYTIRGIGPSIASKIEEYVQTGKIQKYEELKKQVPEDFIELIDLPGFGPKTLKRIYEELGITTKEELIKALKDGRIEQLEGFGPKKVENMLKGLQMYEISKRRILLWEALQISKYLIEKLKSNLKEIHKIEVVGSTRRRKETIGDLDILVTADDKDRLKIMDFFTSLEEVSEILVKGPKKSSVIMKFEDKERQVDLRIFKDEEWGAALQYFTGSKQHNIHLREIAKEKGLKINEYGVFKVDTEEKIAGETEESVYKAVGMDWIPPELREDRGEIEAAMAHKLPKLVELKDIKGDLHVHSTWSDGVASIKDIVEFVRNNYKYEYIVITDHSKSQRVAHGLDEERLLEEIKEIELINKMAGLDFVKKGIEVDILLDGSLDLSDEVLSQLDWVVASVHSHFNRDNTDRIIKAMENPYVNVIGHPTGRLIGLRDPYPVDMDAVIKAAKETGTALEINAQPRRMDIDDIWVRKAVEEGVKLVISTDAHNFGNFAYMEIGVAVARRGWATKKDILNTKSWKQIQKFVNAKRKKFGAKLVSK
- a CDS encoding beta-propeller fold lactonase family protein — translated: MKLKQALFTGKFLALTMAGAVMFSCSDGGGGSTKSPGDNNSGGATAQYQGSVKLTGSVKDSTVKIYEIDDNGNPVLKWTETSDANGKFNTHADELDPNKLYLYEATDGQDCVNNTCSENKGKLRALAKGEDIKTAAAQNDFSLSPISEIAAEKVLPDLTRAADEGNYNPEDIDKELDKTAKGLVDDVNNDGTVDNLDTLTFDPTDNNDKNAVKPPFKGHVDDIAEDIKDGKLPLLAANPVLDEEDTGGNAKNAATSPDGKYAYVVNDDGKMSVFDISDPENMEQKNPSPIDTGVTTPKDLKPSTDGEYAYLAGGDDGVAMLDLDDNNDGDKIDPTNVATVDPDGDNTKGSAKALDVVNNGTNDYVVVADGDEGVALLKADPNNTGNELITIETKPTGATSDANDVAASEDGKYAYVADGENGLVTFKIDPNDENGDGNKLENLNTDDTSEYGKAQAVAVSPDGKYAYVTVQEDNPDPAQAKAYLLTYALCNPEDPVLLNVEDLPKGSVPSDIVVSPEKEKLFIPDGDNGLISADISDPSKPEVDGFVNTDGSVNGVALKDNGTYAIVTDNDKGVKSIATDLIPPIVLGYASTYAAIDLTTTKDKLYSLIADAYCGLRVADVSDPANPKTLNDCGWDPTKYANSVAVSNDGNTAYVATLSGGIDVYDVSTKGTPNNIANIPVQSSGDACNNENANCDAAHDVYLDENKGLLFVAEGTAGLRIFNISDNSEVGSLDDGNTSASSGNDIRTVELTPDGQKAILGDIKRGVVIVDVSDPANPTEEQVISTGIGLQDSVAINGNYIYVAAGRNGIKVFDATSYNEVGSLSYKEDPTDPIFANAIKISTDGKVAFVSDVEKGLVILNISDPANPVVLGMLDTPGESYSSVIDGDKSIGFVADGSKGLLLLDVSSFK
- the gltX gene encoding glutamate--tRNA ligase — protein: MIRVRFAPSPTGYLHLGNARTALFNYIYARHTGGKLVLRIEDTDKERSKKEYEEMLIDDLKWLGIEWDEGPDVGGEYGPYRQSERTKIYNEYVEKLKESGHIYKCFCTPEELEEERKKALAEGRPPRYSGKCRNLTPEEIKKYEEEGKPYVWRFRVPDGEYIVFEDLIKGTVEINVDEFGDFVIVRSDGSPVYNFVVVVDDALMKITHVIRGEDHLSNTPKQILIYRALGFKEPKFAHLPIILGEDRSKLSKRHGAVSVRAFRDDGYVSEAMFNGLALLGWHPKGDNEVLSKEEIIAEFDIEDVHNAPAVFDRAKLKWLNGVYIREKLDLEDLTRRAIPFFEGFGYKADFEYYKKVMEAIRDSLETLMDIEERAKPFFVDDFHYSEEGKKFLEDESGYKVVQLFYEKIKDRNQITKEDFKKITKEIQKELGVKGKGLFMPIRVALTGETSGVDIATLVEVIGIERVKHRLQRALEYFG
- a CDS encoding dual specificity protein phosphatase; the encoded protein is MIRWITDYLGGSRAPEPEELKIWKEEGVDTIINLLKGDYGDFIAQKQKEMGFEVIRIPFDMYQIIPEEDFLAVYQYIDEIKDNKKVVVHCKYGQARSGTFLAGYLIHSGKSYEEALNTVMAKEFQPSTFHQINFLQNLAKKK
- a CDS encoding YIP1 family protein; protein product: MMFIFKLIFKPSEYWPEFEKDRSSWQEYFFRYALTFGLIGPVLSFISLKDISFQKAIIYAPATYIADMTVLFVFSFFTAKLLRMDFSTIMKFYILVNIPIWLSDVFDIYQPLRVLSNIGFLYSFYLLYTGLRFFKKEKYILPVFVIHLVLYVLNAVLSEVIATNPILKKMIKILAF